In one window of Mus pahari chromosome 3, PAHARI_EIJ_v1.1, whole genome shotgun sequence DNA:
- the LOC110318709 gene encoding olfactory receptor 8K3-like isoform X2 yields MDKSNLTVVTEFILMGITDRLELQAPLFGLFLIIYLISLLGNMGMIILTMVDSRLQTPMYFFLRHLSITDLGYSTAVGPKMLVNFVVNQNTISNYLCAIQLTFFLVFIICELFILSAMSYDRYVAICKPLLYTVIMSHRVCWVLVAVPYFYSVIISLLITIKIFALPFCGYRVISHFCDSLPLISLLCSNTHDIEIIILISAGFNLVSSLVVLLFSYLLILIAIFRMNSAEGRQKALSTCGSHLTVVIVFYGTLIFMYVQPKSSHSFDTDKVASIFYTMIIPMLNPLIYSLRNKDVKYALERTL; encoded by the exons ATGGATAAAAGCAACCTCACAGTAGTGACTGAATTTATCCTGATGGGCATCACTGACAGGCTTGAGCTTCAGGCTCCATTGTTCGGATTGTTTCTCATCATCTATCTAATCTCACTGTTGGGCAACATGGGCATGATCATCCTTACCATGGTGGACTCCCGATTGCaaacacccatgtacttctttctcAGACATCTGTCTATCACTGATCTTGGTTATTCTACAGCTGTGGGACCCAAAATGCTGGTAAATTTTGTTGTCAATCAAAATACAATCAGTAATTATCTTTGTGCAATACAGCTAActttctttcttgtgttcatCATTTGTGAACTCTTTATTCTGTCTGCAATGTcctatgatcgctatgtggccatctgtaaaCCTCTACTCTATACTGTCATCATGTCCCATAGGGTGTGCTGGGTCTTAGTGGCAGTTCCTTATTTCTACAGTGTCATTATTTCTCTTCtaataactataaaaattttTGCTTTACCGTTTTGTGGTTATAGGGTAATTAGTCATTTCTGTGATAGTCTCCCTTTAATATCATTGCTCTGTTCTAATACACATGatattgaaattataatattGATTTCAGCAGGGTTTAATTTGGTTTCATCTCTAGTGGTACTCCTCTTTTCTTATCTACTCATTCTTATAGCCATTTTTAGAATGAATTCAGCTGAGGGCAGGCAGAAAGCTTTATCCACTTGTGGGTCTCACTTGACAGTGGTCATTGTCTTCTATGGGACTttgatatttatgtatgtacagcCCAAATCAAGTCACTCATTTGATACTGATAAGGTGGCTTCCATCTTTTATACTATGATTATTCCCATGTTGAATCCCTTGATCTATAGTCTAAGGAACAAAGACGTAAAATATGCCCTAGAAAG aacactatGA
- the LOC110318709 gene encoding olfactory receptor 8K3-like isoform X1, with product MDKSNLTVVTEFILMGITDRLELQAPLFGLFLIIYLISLLGNMGMIILTMVDSRLQTPMYFFLRHLSITDLGYSTAVGPKMLVNFVVNQNTISNYLCAIQLTFFLVFIICELFILSAMSYDRYVAICKPLLYTVIMSHRVCWVLVAVPYFYSVIISLLITIKIFALPFCGYRVISHFCDSLPLISLLCSNTHDIEIIILISAGFNLVSSLVVLLFSYLLILIAIFRMNSAEGRQKALSTCGSHLTVVIVFYGTLIFMYVQPKSSHSFDTDKVASIFYTMIIPMLNPLIYSLRNKDVKYALERLWKTLGNIFS from the coding sequence ATGGATAAAAGCAACCTCACAGTAGTGACTGAATTTATCCTGATGGGCATCACTGACAGGCTTGAGCTTCAGGCTCCATTGTTCGGATTGTTTCTCATCATCTATCTAATCTCACTGTTGGGCAACATGGGCATGATCATCCTTACCATGGTGGACTCCCGATTGCaaacacccatgtacttctttctcAGACATCTGTCTATCACTGATCTTGGTTATTCTACAGCTGTGGGACCCAAAATGCTGGTAAATTTTGTTGTCAATCAAAATACAATCAGTAATTATCTTTGTGCAATACAGCTAActttctttcttgtgttcatCATTTGTGAACTCTTTATTCTGTCTGCAATGTcctatgatcgctatgtggccatctgtaaaCCTCTACTCTATACTGTCATCATGTCCCATAGGGTGTGCTGGGTCTTAGTGGCAGTTCCTTATTTCTACAGTGTCATTATTTCTCTTCtaataactataaaaattttTGCTTTACCGTTTTGTGGTTATAGGGTAATTAGTCATTTCTGTGATAGTCTCCCTTTAATATCATTGCTCTGTTCTAATACACATGatattgaaattataatattGATTTCAGCAGGGTTTAATTTGGTTTCATCTCTAGTGGTACTCCTCTTTTCTTATCTACTCATTCTTATAGCCATTTTTAGAATGAATTCAGCTGAGGGCAGGCAGAAAGCTTTATCCACTTGTGGGTCTCACTTGACAGTGGTCATTGTCTTCTATGGGACTttgatatttatgtatgtacagcCCAAATCAAGTCACTCATTTGATACTGATAAGGTGGCTTCCATCTTTTATACTATGATTATTCCCATGTTGAATCCCTTGATCTATAGTCTAAGGAACAAAGACGTAAAATATGCCCTAGAAAGGTTGTGGAAAACGTTAGGCAATATTTTTTCTTAG